A genomic segment from Gilvibacter sp. SZ-19 encodes:
- a CDS encoding antibiotic biosynthesis monooxygenase, giving the protein MELNKPYYAVIFSSYQTDDLTGYSATAQLMEELAAQQAGYLGIESARSGLGITVSYWESLEAIAQWKQQADHLLAQKMGRTQWYSSYKVRICKVEREYDFTAD; this is encoded by the coding sequence TTGGAACTCAACAAACCCTACTATGCCGTTATCTTTAGCAGTTATCAAACCGATGATCTGACAGGATATTCGGCCACAGCACAACTCATGGAGGAGCTTGCAGCTCAACAAGCAGGTTATCTAGGAATAGAAAGCGCTCGCAGCGGTTTAGGCATTACTGTTAGCTATTGGGAAAGCTTGGAGGCCATAGCACAATGGAAACAACAAGCAGATCACCTCTTAGCGCAAAAAATGGGAAGAACCCAATGGTATTCCAGCTATAAAGTACGGATCTGTAAAGTTGAAAGAGAGTACGATTTTACTGCAGATTAA
- a CDS encoding isoaspartyl peptidase/L-asparaginase family protein — MIRKFFAVLTFSALISCGNNADSTQNQTSEATKTNTEQPTFGIVIHGGAGTILKKNMTDSLETAYKEILEKAIRVGHKILEDGGDAMDAVTATINVMEDSPLFNAGKGAVFTHEETNELDASVMDGKTLNAGAVAGVTRIKNPIDLAREVMDNSDHVMLAGKGAEIFAETRGIALVDPEYFFTERRYNSLLRIKEQQKTQLDHDEKTAFVDPFIKDSKFGTVGCAALDKNGNLAAGTSTGGMTNKRWNRIGDAPIIGAGTYANNASCAVSSTGWGEYFIRAMVAHDISALMEYKGMSVQDAARTVIHDKVGGLGGDGGIVAIDKDGNVAMEFNTAGMYRAHMNANGDLVIGIYENQQ, encoded by the coding sequence ATGATCCGAAAATTTTTTGCAGTTTTAACATTTTCCGCACTGATTTCTTGTGGGAATAATGCCGATTCGACTCAGAATCAGACCTCCGAAGCAACAAAAACAAACACTGAACAACCCACTTTTGGTATAGTTATCCATGGAGGTGCAGGCACTATTTTAAAGAAGAATATGACCGATTCTTTAGAAACTGCTTACAAGGAAATACTGGAAAAAGCAATTCGCGTTGGGCATAAAATATTGGAAGATGGTGGAGATGCTATGGACGCGGTTACTGCTACTATCAATGTCATGGAAGATTCTCCGCTTTTCAATGCCGGCAAAGGAGCGGTCTTTACCCACGAAGAGACCAACGAACTAGACGCCTCTGTAATGGATGGGAAAACCTTGAATGCCGGGGCGGTTGCTGGAGTCACTCGCATTAAAAATCCTATCGATCTGGCGCGAGAGGTGATGGACAATTCAGATCATGTGATGTTAGCCGGAAAGGGCGCTGAGATCTTTGCAGAGACTCGCGGGATCGCACTGGTTGATCCGGAGTATTTTTTTACTGAAAGACGCTACAACAGTCTGCTCAGAATCAAAGAGCAGCAAAAGACACAATTGGATCACGACGAAAAAACAGCCTTTGTAGACCCTTTTATTAAAGATTCCAAATTTGGTACAGTTGGCTGTGCTGCCTTAGATAAGAACGGAAATCTTGCGGCGGGAACATCTACCGGAGGTATGACCAACAAGCGTTGGAACCGTATAGGCGATGCGCCGATAATCGGGGCCGGAACCTATGCCAATAATGCTTCTTGTGCCGTTTCTTCTACCGGTTGGGGCGAATACTTTATTCGCGCAATGGTGGCACACGATATCTCTGCCCTAATGGAATACAAAGGCATGAGTGTTCAAGATGCGGCCAGAACTGTTATCCACGATAAAGTGGGTGGCTTAGGTGGCGATGGAGGAATTGTCGCTATAGACAAAGACGGCAACGTCGCTATGGAATTCAACACTGCCGGTATGTACCGAGCCCATATGAATGCCAATGGAGATCTGGTTATTGGAATCTACGAAAACCAACAATAG
- a CDS encoding CAP domain-containing protein, with protein sequence MNLLRTSLMAVVLLFVATSCSKDEIPVEPESNFSVDLNLANKTDWTMANEILSLVNAHRSTLNLEPIKLDRRTATAYAVMHTEYMIDNQRISHDGYAQRSQALLSEGALRVGENVARGYRSAEDVVNAWLNSQTHRNVIEGDYTHSGFGVMQDFRGTYYFTHLFYSE encoded by the coding sequence ATGAACCTACTTAGAACCAGCCTCATGGCAGTGGTCCTGCTATTCGTGGCCACTTCCTGCTCCAAGGACGAGATTCCTGTGGAGCCAGAATCAAACTTTTCAGTAGACCTCAACTTGGCCAATAAGACCGATTGGACCATGGCCAATGAAATCCTATCCTTGGTAAACGCGCATCGCAGTACCTTAAATCTGGAACCCATTAAGCTTGACCGAAGAACGGCTACAGCTTATGCGGTGATGCACACCGAGTACATGATCGATAACCAACGCATTAGCCACGACGGTTATGCACAACGTTCTCAAGCCCTATTGAGTGAAGGCGCCCTTCGCGTCGGAGAGAATGTAGCTAGAGGATATCGATCTGCAGAAGATGTTGTCAATGCATGGCTCAATAGCCAAACCCACCGCAATGTGATCGAAGGTGATTACACCCACAGCGGATTTGGTGTTATGCAAGACTTTAGAGGAACCTATTACTTTACACACCTATTCTATTCGGAATAA
- a CDS encoding 3-hydroxyanthranilate 3,4-dioxygenase has translation MAIAKPFNLNTWLEENRELLKPPVGNKNLYVDADDYIVMVVAGPNARKDYHYNETEELFYQLEGEIEVIVQDNGERKVMPLGPGDMYLHPAKTPHSPVRKEGSIGLVIERKRAGQGYTDGLLWFCDNCNHKLHEVYFELHDIEKDFLPHFKEYYNSETLRTCDNCGHQMESDPRFTAD, from the coding sequence ATGGCAATTGCAAAACCCTTTAATCTGAACACCTGGTTGGAAGAGAATCGCGAGCTTCTCAAACCTCCCGTGGGCAATAAAAACCTTTACGTCGATGCTGATGATTATATCGTTATGGTTGTGGCGGGTCCTAACGCGAGGAAGGATTACCACTACAACGAAACTGAAGAGCTCTTCTATCAATTAGAAGGAGAGATCGAGGTTATCGTTCAAGACAATGGTGAGCGCAAAGTGATGCCTTTGGGTCCTGGGGATATGTATTTGCATCCTGCTAAAACGCCGCACTCACCTGTCCGTAAAGAAGGCTCTATAGGTTTGGTCATAGAGCGCAAGCGCGCTGGGCAAGGTTATACCGACGGCCTTTTGTGGTTCTGCGATAACTGCAACCACAAACTCCACGAAGTCTATTTTGAGTTGCACGATATAGAAAAGGACTTCTTACCACATTTTAAAGAATACTACAATTCAGAGACCTTAAGAACCTGCGATAATTGCGGGCATCAAATGGAATCTGATCCCCGTTTCACAGCAGATTAA
- a CDS encoding aldehyde dehydrogenase family protein → MKAVATSFGMDKALKELGLEAVNQGTSTGSEWFSSGDEIASYSPVDGQLIGKVTTTTKADYEKVMQAATSAFKSWRVMPAPQRGEVVRQFGEELRRLKEPLGKLVSYEMGKSYQEGLGEVQEMIDICDFAVGLSRQLHGLTMHSERPGHRMYEQYHPLGVVGIISAFNFPVAVWSWNTALAWICGDVCVWKPSEKAPLCGVACQKIAARVFKENGLPEGISCLINGDYKVGEFMTTDTRVPLISATGSTRMGKIVAQTVGARLGKSLLELGGNNAIIVTPDADIKMTVIGAVFGAVGTAGQRCTSTRRLIIHESIYDQVKNAVVDAYKQLRIGNPLDENNHVGPLIDTDAVAMYQKALDKVVEEGGNIVVPGGVLEGEGYESGCYVKPAIAEADNSFEIVQHETFAPVLYLLKYSGDVENAIEVQNGVAQGLSSAIMTNNLREAERFLSHAGSDCGIANVNIGTSGAEIGGAFGGEKETGGGRESGSDAWKIYMRRQTNTINYTTDLPLAQGIKFDL, encoded by the coding sequence ATGAAAGCAGTTGCAACGTCCTTTGGAATGGACAAAGCCCTTAAAGAACTTGGTCTTGAGGCGGTTAATCAAGGAACATCAACAGGATCTGAGTGGTTCTCTTCTGGAGACGAGATCGCCTCGTATTCTCCGGTAGATGGTCAGTTGATCGGTAAGGTGACCACCACCACCAAAGCAGACTACGAAAAAGTAATGCAAGCTGCTACTTCAGCTTTTAAAAGTTGGCGAGTTATGCCAGCTCCGCAGCGAGGAGAAGTGGTACGCCAATTTGGTGAGGAGCTTCGTCGTTTAAAAGAGCCGCTCGGAAAGCTCGTTTCTTACGAAATGGGAAAATCTTACCAAGAAGGTTTGGGCGAGGTTCAAGAAATGATCGATATCTGCGATTTTGCCGTAGGACTTTCGCGACAATTGCACGGACTTACCATGCACTCCGAGCGCCCAGGACACCGCATGTACGAGCAATACCACCCACTTGGCGTGGTTGGGATCATCTCGGCCTTTAACTTCCCAGTTGCTGTATGGTCTTGGAACACAGCTTTGGCTTGGATCTGTGGCGATGTATGTGTTTGGAAGCCGTCTGAGAAGGCGCCACTTTGTGGAGTTGCTTGCCAAAAGATCGCAGCACGTGTATTTAAAGAGAATGGTCTACCAGAAGGAATTTCTTGTTTGATCAACGGCGACTATAAGGTTGGTGAATTCATGACCACAGATACACGAGTACCTCTTATATCTGCAACAGGTTCTACTCGTATGGGGAAAATAGTTGCCCAGACCGTTGGAGCTCGTTTAGGGAAGTCCCTATTAGAATTAGGTGGAAACAATGCTATTATTGTTACTCCGGATGCAGACATTAAAATGACAGTGATCGGTGCCGTTTTTGGTGCTGTGGGTACTGCCGGACAACGTTGTACATCGACGCGCAGATTGATCATTCACGAGAGCATTTACGATCAAGTTAAGAATGCGGTAGTAGATGCTTACAAGCAGTTACGTATTGGGAATCCGTTAGACGAAAACAACCACGTAGGGCCACTTATTGATACTGACGCGGTGGCGATGTATCAGAAAGCCTTGGACAAAGTAGTAGAAGAAGGCGGAAACATAGTTGTTCCTGGAGGAGTTTTAGAAGGAGAAGGTTACGAAAGCGGTTGTTACGTAAAACCAGCCATTGCAGAGGCGGACAACTCTTTTGAGATCGTTCAGCACGAAACTTTTGCACCTGTATTGTATTTATTAAAGTATTCTGGCGATGTTGAGAACGCTATTGAAGTTCAAAACGGTGTGGCTCAAGGCTTGTCTTCTGCTATCATGACCAACAACTTGCGTGAAGCGGAGCGTTTCCTTTCGCATGCAGGTTCTGACTGCGGAATTGCCAATGTAAATATCGGTACTTCTGGAGCCGAGATCGGTGGTGCATTCGGAGGTGAGAAAGAGACCGGAGGCGGACGCGAGTCTGGTTCTGACGCTTGGAAAATTTACATGCGCAGACAGACCAATACGATAAATTATACTACAGATCTTCCATTAGCCCAAGGTATCAAGTTCGACCTGTAG
- a CDS encoding metallophosphoesterase — translation MKTYAIGDIHGGLKALEQLLDRIPIAAEDTLVFLGDYVDGWSDAANTVEYLIEFSQKHHCIFIRGNHDYLLSQHLKVHSNNPLWLASGGEMTKANYSDKSAAYKTRHIEFLDQLVNYWIDKDNRLFVHAGFTNPHGPQHEYYPNMVYWDRTLWETACGLDPNMPQDHPRYPKRLTLFKEIYIGHTPVTKIGESEVVNCANVWNIDTAAAYKGPLTAIDVATKTIYQSDPVWQLYPDESGRN, via the coding sequence GGTTTAAAAGCACTTGAGCAACTATTGGATCGTATTCCAATTGCTGCGGAGGACACCTTGGTCTTCTTAGGCGATTATGTGGATGGATGGAGCGATGCGGCCAATACTGTTGAATATCTTATTGAATTTTCACAAAAGCATCATTGCATTTTTATCCGGGGAAATCACGATTATTTGCTCTCGCAGCATTTAAAAGTGCACTCTAACAACCCTTTGTGGTTGGCTTCCGGAGGTGAAATGACCAAGGCCAATTACAGCGACAAATCCGCAGCATATAAAACGAGGCATATTGAATTTCTAGACCAATTGGTCAACTATTGGATCGATAAAGACAATAGACTCTTTGTACACGCCGGGTTTACCAACCCGCATGGGCCTCAGCATGAGTACTACCCGAATATGGTCTATTGGGACAGAACACTTTGGGAAACGGCTTGTGGGCTAGATCCGAACATGCCACAAGATCATCCGCGGTATCCCAAACGACTGACTCTTTTTAAAGAGATCTATATTGGACATACTCCTGTTACCAAAATTGGAGAAAGCGAGGTGGTCAACTGTGCCAACGTTTGGAATATCGATACGGCAGCGGCATATAAAGGCCCATTAACCGCAATTGATGTTGCTACCAAAACCATCTACCAGAGCGATCCGGTTTGGCAACTCTATCCCGACGAATCTGGAAGAAACTGA